The genomic DNA TCGATGCTTACTTTGAAACCATGTCCGGCTTCACCACTACCGGAGCCAGTGTCCTGACAGATATCGAGGCTGTGCCCCTTTCGGTGCTGTCCTGGCGCAGCCTGACCCAGTGGCTGGGAGGAATGGGGATTGTGGCGCTGTTTGTGGCCCTCCTCTCCCAAACAGGTTCCAGTGCCATGCAAATGTTCAAGGCGGAAGTGCCCGGCCCGCTTTCAGAAAAGCTTAGGCCCCAGGCAAAAGAAACGGCTAAAGTTTTATGGCAAGCCTATCTGGTGCTATCCCTGGCCTGCTCCCTCCTCCTTTGGGCAGCCGGGATGAATTTTTACGAGGCCATGAACCACACCTTTACCACCATGTCGACCGGCGGGTTTTCCACCAAAAATGCCAGCATCGCTTATTACAGTCCCTTAATCCAGTGGGTTATTATTGTTTTTATGACCTTAGCCGGAGTAAACTTTGGGCTTTACTACCTAAGCCTGAGAGGAAGGACGTTAAAAACCATCTGGCACAACCACGAGTTTCGCCTTTATCTCCTGGTTATCCTCTGTACCACCCTGGTAGTACTTCTCAATATTCATGGAAAAGTTTTCCATACTTTCGAGGAAAGTCTCAGGGCTGCCGCTTTTCAGGTGGTATCCATTATCACTACCACAGGTTTTGCCACTGCGGACTATAATCAGTGGCCGACATTCTCCCGCGCCCTACTGTTTGTCTTGATGTTTGTCGGCGGCTGTACCGGGTCTACTGCTGGCTCGGTGAAGATATTCCGCTATTTAATCCTCTTTAAACATGCTTTATTAGAACTTAAGCACCAGCTGCATCCCCGCTATATTTGCCGCCTGACAGTAGACAGGTTGCCGATTAATAACGGTGTTCTGGTCAGCGTTCTTATATTCTTCTTTTTGTACATTTTCCTCTTTTGCGCTGGCTGGCTGGTCCTTTTGCTGACTGGCATGGATATGACCAGCGCTGCTTCAGCGGTTGCCTCCGCTTTGGGCAACGTTGGTCCCGGATTGGGGTCTGTGGGTCCGGTGGCGAACTACGCTCATTTACTCCCCTTAGCAAAGGTAATTCTCACTTTATTGATGCTGGTCGGCAGACTGGAGATTTTTACAGTCATGGTATTGTTCCTGCCTGCGGCCTGGCGACGCTAGATTCAACGGTGTTCTGGTGATATTGCTGCCAGGTTGCCGGTTAAGCGTCATCCTTACTTTTCTAAAAGTCCCTTCGCACCAAATCGCTGTAGAGTTCCGGCCGCCTGGCCTTTAAGAAAAAAGTATCCCGCATGGTTTTCCCCTGCTGCCGGCGAATAGTATTGATCAGATTGGGATCCAGCTCCGCCACCAGGAGTCCCTCCGAGCCAGCAAAGTCTTCCGCAACTACATTTCCTCTGGGGTCCAAAATCAGGGTTCCGCCGCAAAAACCTTGCCCTTCACCGTTCTCCCCCACCAGGTTGCAGGCGGCGACGAAAACAGAGTTGTCATAAGCCCTGGCAGCCAGGTACTTCAGCCAGCTTCCCCGGC from Syntrophomonadaceae bacterium includes the following:
- a CDS encoding TrkH family potassium uptake protein, producing MRYKQIFNALGFLLIITGGAMGIPLLWALYFREPAAAAFAISSLVSIAAGALMFHLFQTGEEIRPREGFAIVTLSWMLASLFGSLPYVLTGTLPNFIDAYFETMSGFTTTGASVLTDIEAVPLSVLSWRSLTQWLGGMGIVALFVALLSQTGSSAMQMFKAEVPGPLSEKLRPQAKETAKVLWQAYLVLSLACSLLLWAAGMNFYEAMNHTFTTMSTGGFSTKNASIAYYSPLIQWVIIVFMTLAGVNFGLYYLSLRGRTLKTIWHNHEFRLYLLVILCTTLVVLLNIHGKVFHTFEESLRAAAFQVVSIITTTGFATADYNQWPTFSRALLFVLMFVGGCTGSTAGSVKIFRYLILFKHALLELKHQLHPRYICRLTVDRLPINNGVLVSVLIFFFLYIFLFCAGWLVLLLTGMDMTSAASAVASALGNVGPGLGSVGPVANYAHLLPLAKVILTLLMLVGRLEIFTVMVLFLPAAWRR